A single window of Plasmodium reichenowi strain SY57 chromosome 14, whole genome shotgun sequence DNA harbors:
- a CDS encoding putative membrane protein (conserved Plasmodium membrane protein, unknown function) gives MEIKGEKEDRKKENEKNDQDVLHNKMNNPKEKHEKFQKHFYFNESYENKNSDTNSNIMSNTYENMYEDFSSNYDDSACKSNDDLTEFYLYNEINNHKYNNNLYDFYLSKFNKNAEEKQRLKNAKIHFMDKLSYLKKKEKKNKDDHNNNTMNNKSNSKHNYSGNNNNNNNSCIYLDKEKIYNIEKDEVNPDEFEYDKIQSERSKKNNPSENVSYINISQKEDQNTVCFDFNLSNLKNDQKKKKEINGYSYYFKNKYDTDENVTEKKTKFLKNNGYNLKLNNDILSMDKNENYNNKKSNTFKNNNMNNNYINENNKNNIKNNNINNIFINTLINKCDYTITCYMYKKANATHIYRKKILLLKKNFLIINKYKQNMNNMDKLVYSDIFDISYSRYSNICKTSNNIYKFSLYARRVCRNNSSNNNNNNNNNNNNNNNNNNNNNNSNININSNNNNNSNNNNNNNININSNNNNNSNNNNNSNNNNSNNNNNKSNYNNSSNNNRNNHNYNYDNNNNYDNNYNISKNYNNNSSSSDNSNFFCLKKMKKKKKSNYYKISNDGYNYNDEYIRLAHHNVNVIIELINLMKIISVYGSIKKYMKILFLKFTKNVFLRNYEICNSSPNYLAFLKNYYKSMNRGLYNYIYVNILKIKNLEHIKYNYIYAIIDVDEFMYYYKYEHNRDMFIPLFSDRQNKIIFYFYTDTNLYLGNFVFNSYEIEKHIDFDIDEIDEINDLHHRSNLLLYKGKMVDNMNGNKNNDDNDNNDDNDDNDDNDDNDDNDDEVNDVDIEDENENNNNNNNNNKNHHNNNNNIHNNNVDNNDSFNGINNSQNNNNSYNNHDYGNNNISEEYEQLDHSSTSSNKTENLFSSLDKVHKDKIPNDNSLLNQRNIFFDRNYFFVKKLYNDQKKNIQKSSKYISQLNDNNIIHIHIYIYKSKNRFEYLLPTQKKTNLLCNDDHLSLTNNNLNNNYQLINLFLNNFKKTMQIKYRFKAIIGKINSIFEFQNFLFSIFSIFYILLCCYYKNFIHFIISFTIIFFICINNEKNYESYRKILYEFPILYLFFPNKLLCKISKKSNLYHLHTFLHIFLLNRFPYFFQYLYKNHKCKCLYFFAYAPTYLGKYYNHYFLSPPQEKELNNSKISMSFNIPKVSDHKKKTHAQQLCNNQKLLPKSTVYNVIEKIDNNHLMISSLDENIKRRNIMKDECYNNKLVCTKMSDGINKKCLYRYEKVLNGSIESNLLNKNDENEDGNFAFINKNSSNNDNNDDNNDDNNNDNNNDNNNDNNNNYNNNSNNNNNNNIKCANYDNDEKYNSVLLNNQAGQNDGTNIYIVNNNKKCEENMNNNNGSDKCYDIVNEYMLKNFKFEGKYENSSNIYDVKNGSDYVEMFNKNLCDKDDHDRVLINNNKNNRINEYQKEHSNDIPNDISKNKEFVIMNHNKESEKLEENYNLVPSSQQHCSENKKYISSINNKYNAPINDCRLKRSFSDVRNVIEDDIIKEERNIFSDTDKIKSICCNMDYKKLSEDMEYCYCGNNMNNTYIEKCSVLYDDKIVGRNSEHVIGNHLGLNDIILMDLEIKIMNNMKRNYYDSMNDLGNIKSVEDDKVVDDENNKRKLNNKEFSFEINNEKYHLDLDTYENEQIRLSKFYDDNNILTYKNNYNGYMHMNNKKNRYSSCNYPTNHTYKSYSFRCDTLNCDTKYSFYSFIEYFPKYFYTYIEMLYINIILIFMYIYCFFIITVHGGLENDLPLYFYFLNKKKKRCKKSKPKENKNYSYENKQDEVIKEEIKRKKNEEKKKNYKSNFLFKSKRFFNTWKEKGKWYTKNIKINLSRNMSDDSSSLKNEDIYENVDNYIDNQNVIKMEEYDIKNIEQGNNNINKNYNMVSYTSFKEISLIPTYSKEKVEQHEINKMEATIEDANICLKSSNVENNDHDDDDNDDDDHDNDHNKVFETSLIDSKMNLSFIELKDLKTQKNNLQYDNHNNNNNNNIGRKNSSLNIQDVEANNKLIYKINDSHSVKLNTCRSLPIGSLNELKAYKSLSYHDEVKDEKTTDINEMNLTNKEKNTGTKENEEHKKGYMKLFDKLKDIKEEKMNQLKNMYKSDKNPQLLRRGLGLLRNHLNNDNHTRISRKAKNSYEHAINNYEKGNKLKKKMFKIKKKYIYGSSINNNESSICKDSYISDPFVNTKESMDVIKKRKEKMNCMKYMNEVNSYENNTESFFKKHLNRRNKNKNLLINENLLDRSVASSSSTYKDNVFEIKKNDKNNIFYNVYKNSELDIDRSSFNTDDLSLFQEKKMLCNISFNSKRKELRDKIISYMRNRTNKEQKNKYSEMEPKKSVGASTLNDEGIINLRYPRDIIYSKGNNNFTHLKYEKDVAYLYDDKCVNKINDEKENLSLCDHNEYTNYCDNVDFTKLSDNQEDLTLNEYNNIIKVSQDKIMDKIDDNNEIIDIHTNKKNYFMKANVSFTISHRIIKRKYNYRKMNGIGYYSEYDMRRVIRNRMKKSKKKFFHSNSILKILEHTDEEDVTIEKDVNNRISSFYSIKNDKQIEYCLIDKSVEKETKNITLEEKENMKDINNEKISDIKKEVIDIRKDKQDIPTTLCIKEKNILSEDMQENFLKEKTSEQFSNQLKAENNVQYSLEGEKKKTQEELKGDEQEKHDNMNEEEHNNLFSMKKNNLFLSMKEKFLKLKNMNKNNFAFKDKLKRLSLNKNKAKTNNEFDQGKKKNADYFYNIGELIEEKCINKLKRNILFRNLLEKNNDMLDNQFEENKIANTSNYKDNKLYYNRKQNEYNNKSYSNIKNKMYMLKKSSTRTCKIFHSNIKSNQIIYNEFDKRNIFNNNNTFLSKEFNYINKSILLRHSNLRRNLFSNSSYKSKLELISDITFHSHKKKKRRQKHIITTMVNNYYKMLLNKKDYYNSIAKNNILDILYYLLLTNCVNFLLIFTITYLYMNKIYYIYMYSKHVHLKEMKKEKKRNVDFNHIVRIIYNKNVFSSNAYTLNISKNKNIYLKKNIFKQIFVQNKKSNINKNNEKYVENDVSSDTLQMEPDELKYNFSPSKYDEIKDKKNILTIYKSAKTHIKSFMSKHMILNNFLEKFLNLFNYKNLNLTKIVIAIFAYFAIILFPIKFHHLVILKLLHWYYKGYLRRYYKNVILYSILENIKNIKKNLKLYKPICSLNEDEYYALIEEINKTCNQCLNLSQFKDINDEYDLANVIMKNLKEFSEIKKIIRHEWYYNLLNNSPHDNTNIISQRNNITIY, from the exons ATGGAAATAAAAGgagaaaaagaagatagaaaaaaggaaaatgaaaagaatgATCAAGATGTATTACATAATAAGATGAACAATCCTAAGGAGAAACATGAGAAATTTCAgaaacatttttattttaatgaaTCGTATGAAAATAAGAATTCCGATACAAATTCCAATATTATGAGTAACacatatgaaaatatgtATGAAGATTTTTCATCGAATTATGATGATAGTGCATGTAAATCTAATGATGATTTAACtgaattttatttatacaatgaaattaataatcataaatataataataatttatatgacTTTTATTTAAGTAagtttaataaaaatgcTGAGGAAAAGCAAAGGTTGAAAAACGCCAAAATTCATTTTATGGACAAACTAAgttatttgaaaaaaaaagaaaagaaaaacaaagatgatcataataataacacaatgaataataaaagtaatagTAAACATAATTACAGtggaaataataataataataataatagttgTATATACCtagataaagaaaaaatatataatattgaaaaagATGAGGTAAATCCTGATGAATTTGAATACGATAAAATACAAAGCGAAAgaagtaaaaaaaataatccTAGTGAAAACGTCtcttatataaatatttctcAAAAGGAAGATCAAAATACTGTGTGTTTTGACTTTAATTTATCAAACTTAAAAAATgatcaaaaaaaaaaaaaagagatTAATGgttattcatattattttaagaACAAATATGATACAGATGAAAATGTGactgaaaaaaaaactaaatttttaaagaataatGGATATAACTtgaaattaaataatgatatattgagtatggataaaaatgaaaattataataataagaaaagtAATACTtttaagaataataatatgaataataattatattaacgaaaataataaaaataatattaagaataataatattaataatatatttattaatacattaataaataagtGCGATTATACCATCACTtgttatatgtataaaaagGCAAATGctacacatatatatagaaagaaaatattattattaaagaagaactttttaattattaataaatataaacaaaatatgaataatatggataaaCTCGTGTACAGTGatatttttgatatatCTTATTCTAGATATAgtaatatatgtaaaacttcaaataatatatataagttcAGTTTGTACGCAAGAAGAGTATGTAGAAATAATAGTagcaataataataataacaataataataataataataataataataataataataataataataataacagcaatattaatattaacagcaataataataataacagcaacaataataataacaacaatattaatattaacagcaataataataataacagcaataataataataacagcaacaataataacagcaataataataataataaaagcAATTATAATAACAGCAGCAACAACAATAGGAACaatcataattataattatgataataataataattatgataataattataatatcagcaagaattataataataatagttcCAGTTCAGATAATAGTAATTTTTTCTgcttaaaaaaaatgaagaagaaaaaaaaaagtaattaCTATAAAATATCCAATGATGGATATAATTACaatgatgaatatataagatTAGCACATCATAATGTGAATGTTATTAttgaattaataaatttaatgaaaattatttctGTGTATGGatctataaaaaaatatatgaaaatattatttttgaaatttacaaaaaatgtGTTTTTAAGAAATTATGAAATTTGTAATTCATCACCAAATTATTTAGCATTtcttaaaaattattataaatcCATGAATAGAGGAttgtataattatatatatgttaatatattaaagatTAAGAATTTAGagcatataaaatataattatatatatgctaTAATTGATGTAGATGaatttatgtattattataaatatgagCATAATAGGGATATGTTTATACCACTATTTTCAGATAGACagaataaaattattttctatttctATACAGATACTAATTTGTATTTAGGTAATTTTGTATTTAATAGTTATGAAATTGAAAAGCATATAGATTTTGATATTGATGAAATAGATGAGATAAATGACTTACATCATAGATCTAATTTGTTGTTATACAAAGGTAAAATGGTTGATAATATGAatggaaataaaaataatgatgataatgataataatgatgataatgatgataatgatgataatgatgataatgatgataatgatgatgagGTTAATGATGTTGATATTGAggatgaaaatgaaaataataataataataataataataataaaaatcatcataataataataataatattcataacaataatgttgataataatgatagtTTTAACGGAATAAATAATAGTCAGAATAACAATAAtagttataataatcatgattatggtaataataatataagtGAAGAATATGAACAGTTAGACCATAGTTCCACATCTTCTAATAAAACCGAGAATTTATTCAGCTCACTTGATAAAGTTCATAAGGACAAAATACCAAATgataattctttattaaatcaaaggaatatattttttgataggaattatttttttgtaaagaaattatataatgatcaaaaaaagaatattcaaaagagtagtaaatatatatcccaattaaatgataataatattatccatatccatatatatatatataaaagtaaaaatagatttgaatatttattaccaactcaaaaaaaaactaaTTTGTTATGTAATGATGATCATTTATCTTTAAcgaataataatttaaataataattatcaattaataaatttatttttaaataattttaagaAAACTATGCAAATAAAATATCGATTTAAAGCAATAAtaggaaaaataaatagtatttttgaatttcagaatttcttattttccattttttctattttctatatattattatgttgttattataagaattttatacattttataatatcatttactataatattttttatatgtataaataatgaaaaaaattatgaatcTTATAggaaaattttatatgaatttccaatattatatttatttttcccaaataaattattatgtaaaatatCAAAGAAATCCaatttatatcatttacacacatttttacatatttttttattaaacaGATTTCCTTACTTTTTccaatatttatataagaaCCACAAATGTAAgtgtttatatttttttgcATATGCTCCAACATATTTGGGAAAATATTACAACCATTATTTTCTATCACCACCTCAGGAAAAGGAATTAAATAATAGCAAAATATCCATGTCTTTTAATATTCCTAAAGTTAGCGAtcataaaaagaaaacacATGCACAACAATTATGCAATAATCAAAAGTTATTACCAAAGAGTACCGTTTATAATGTTATCGAAAAGATAGATAATAATCATTTAATGATTAGTAGTTtagatgaaaatataaaaagaaggAACATTATGAAAGATGaatgttataataataaattggTGTGTACAAAAATGTCTGATGGTATTAATAAGAAATGTCTTTATCGTTATGAAAAGGTGTTAAATGGAAGTATCGAATcgaatttattaaataaaaatgatgaaaatgaagatGGTAATTTTgcatttattaataaaaatagtagcaataatgataataatgatgataataatgatgataataataatgataataataatgataataataatgataataataataattataataataatagtaataataataataataataatattaagtGTGCTAATTACGACaatgatgaaaaatataacagTGTATTACTAAATAATCAAGCTGGGCAAAACGATGGGacaaatatttatatagtaaataataataaaaaatgtgaagagaatatgaataataataatggtTCAGATAAATGTTATGATATAgtaaatgaatatatgttgaaaaattttaaatttgaaggaaaatatgaaaattctagtaatatatatgatgtaAAAAATGGAAGTGATTATGTTGAAAtgtttaataaaaatttatgtGATAAAGATGATCATGATAGAgttttaattaataataataagaataatagGATAAATGAATATCAAAAAGAACATTCTAATGATATACCAAATGATATCTCCAAAAATAAGGAATTTGTTATTATGAATCATAATAAGGAGAGTGAAAAATTAGaggaaaattataatttagTGCCTTCTTCACAACAACACTGTTcagaaaacaaaaaatatatatcttccattaataataaatataatgcCCCTATAAATGATTGTCGATTGAAAAGAAGTTTCTCTGATGTGAGGAATGTTATAGAGgatgatataataaaagaagaaagaaatatttttagtGATACtgataaaattaaaagtaTTTGTTGTAATATGGATTATAAGAAATTATCAGAGGATATGGAGTATTGTTATTGTggaaataatatgaataatacatatatagaaaaatgTTCCGttttatatgatgataaaatagTTGGGCGTAACTCAGAACATGTTATAGGTAATCATTTAGGTCTTAACGATATTATACTAATGGAtttagaaataaaaattatgaataatatgaagCGCAATTATTATGATTCAATGAATGATTTaggaaatataaaaagtgTAGAAGATGATAAAGTAGTAGATGATGAGAAcaataaaagaaaattgaataataaagaattttcttttgaaattaataatgaaaaatatcATTTGGATTTAGATACATATGAAAATGAACAAATTAGGTTATCTAAATtttatgatgataataatatattaacctataaaaataattataatggatatatgcatatgaataataagaaaaatagATATTCTTCGTGTAATTATCCAACGAACCATACATATAAAAGTTATTCCTTTCGTTGTGATACACTTAATTGTGATACGAAGTATTCATTTTATAGTTTTATTGAATACTTTCcaaaatatttctatacatatatagaaatgttatatataaatataatacttatctttatgtatatatactgtttttttataataactGTTCATGGTGGGCTAGAAAATGATCTCcctttatatttttatttcttaaataaaaaaaagaaaaggtGCAAAAAATCTAAAccaaaagaaaataaaaattattcttatGAAAACAAACAAGACGAGGTTATTAAAGAAGAAatcaaaagaaaaaagaatgaagaaaaaaagaaaaattacaaatccaattttttatttaaatctAAGCGATTTTTTAACACATGGAAGGAGAAAGGAAAATGGTATactaaaaatattaaaattaatttaagCAGAAATATGTCAGATGATTCAAgttctttaaaaaatgaggatatttatgaaaatgTTGATAACTATATTGACAATCAGAATGTTATTAAAATGGAAGAAtatgatattaaaaatatagaacaaggtaataataatataaataagaattataatatgGTAAGTTATACTTCTTTTAAAGAAATTAGTTTAATACCTACATattcaaaagaaaaagttGAACAACATGAAATTAACAAAATGGAAGCAACAATTGAAGATGCAAATATTTGTTTGAAAAGTAGTAATGTAGAGAACAACGATcatgatgatgatgataatgatgatgatgatcATGATAATGATCATAATAAAGTTTTTGAGACTTCATTAATTGATTCGAAAATGAATTTATCTTTCATTGAATTGAAAGATTTGAAAACACAAAAGAACAACTTACAATATGATAaccataataataataataataacaatattgGAAGAAAAAATTCTTCGTTAAATATTCAAGACGTTGAAGCAAATAAcaaattaatttataaaattaacGATTCTCATAGTGTAAAGTTAAATACATGTAGATCACTTCCAATCGGGTCGTTAAACGAACTAAAGGCATATAAATCCCTTTCATATCATGATGAGGTAAAGGATGAAAAGACAACagatataaatgaaatgaatcttacaaataaagaaaaaaatactGGAACGAAAGAAAATGAGGAACATAAGAAGGGttatatgaaattattTGACAAACTAAAAGATattaaagaagaaaaaatgaatcaattgaaaaatatgtacaAATCTGATAAGAATCCTCAACTTCTTAGAAGAGGTTTAGGTCTTTTAAGAAATCATCTAAATAACGATAACCATACAAGGATTAGTAGGAAAGCAAAAAATTCTTATGAACATGctattaataattatgaaaaaggaaataaattaaagaaaaagatgtttaaaataaaaaaaaaatatatatatggtaGTTCTATAAATAACAACGAATCATCTATTTGTAAAGATTCATATATATCTGATCCATTTGTAAATACAAAAGAATCAATGgatgtaataaaaaaaagaaaagaaaaaatgaattgcatgaaatatatgaatgaaGTAAATAgttatgaaaataataccgaatccttttttaaaaaacatttaaataggagaaataaaaataaaaatcttttaataaatgaaaatttgTTAGATAGGAGTGTTGCTTCGAGTAGTTCAACATATAAAGATAATGTATTtgaaataaagaaaaatgataagaataatatattttataatgtatataaaaattctGAATTAGATATTGACCGAAGTAGTTTTAATACAGATGATTTATCACTTTttcaagaaaaaaaaatgttatgcaatatatcttttaattcTAAGAGGAAAGAATTAAGAGACaaaattatttcatatatgaGAAATAGAACAAATAAAGAACAGaagaataaatattcaGAAATGGAACCAAAGAAGAGTGTTGGTGCAAGTACATTAAATGATGAAGgaattataaatttaagATATCCAAgagatattatatattcaaagggtaataataatttcaCACATTTAAAATACGAAAAAGATGTCgcttatttatatgatgataaatgtgttaataaaattaatgatGAGAAAGAAAATTTAAGTTTATGTGATCATAATgaatatacaaattattGTGATAATGTAGATTTCACAAAATTATCTGATAATCAAGAGGACTTAACATTAAATGaatacaataatattataaaagtaAGTCAGGATAAAATAATGGATAAAattgatgataataatgaaataattgATATACATACgaataagaaaaattattttatgaaaGCGAATGTATCCTTTACAATATCCCACAGaataattaaaagaaaatataattacCGCAAAATGAATGGCATAGGATATTACAGTGAATACGACATGCGTAGAGTTATAAGAAATAGGATGAAGaaaagcaaaaaaaaattctttcATTCAAATagtatattaaaaatattagaaCATACTGATGAAGAAGATGTAACAATAGAAAAGGATGTTAATAATAGAATTAGTAGTTTTTATTccataaaaaatgataaacAAATTGAGTACTGTTTAATTGACAAATCAGTGGAAAAggaaacaaaaaatataacattaGAAGAGAAAGAAAACATGaaagatattaataatgaaaaaataagtgacataaaaaaagaagtGATCGATATAAGAAAGGATAAACAAGATATACCAACCACCTTATgtataaaagaaaaaaatatattaagtGAAGATATGcaagaaaattttttaaaagaaaaaacaagTGAACAATTTTCAAACCAATTAAAGGCAGAAAATAATGTGCAATACTCACTTGAaggggaaaaaaaaaaaacacaaGAAGAATTAAAAGGTGATGAACAAGAGAAGcatgataatatgaatgaagAAGAACATAACAATTTATTCTcgatgaaaaaaaataatttattccttagtatgaaagaaaaatttttaaaattaaaaaatatgaataaaaataattttgcTTTTAAGGATAAATTAAAACGATtatcattaaataaaaacaaagcaaaaacaaataatgaatttgatcaaggaaaaaaaaaaaacgctgattatttttacaatataGGTGAACTGATAGAagaaaaatgtataaataaattaaaaaggaatatattatttagaaatttattagaaaaaaataatgatatgtTAGATAATCAGtttgaagaaaataaaattgcAAATACTTCAAATTATAAGGATAATAAACTATATTATAATAGAAAACAAAATGagtataataataaatcatatagtaatataaagaacaaaatgtatatgttaaaaaaaagttcTACACGCACATGTAAAATTTTTCATAgtaatattaaaagtaatcaaattatttataacgAATTtgataaaagaaatatattcaacaataataatacattcCTTAGCAAAgaatttaattatattaataaatctATACTTTTAAGACATTCTAATTTAAGACGAAATTTATTTAGTAATAGTAGTTATAAAAGTAAACTAGAATTAATAAGTGACATTACATTTCATAgtcataaaaaaaaaaaaagaagacaaaaacatattataacaactatggtaaataattattataaaatgttattaaataagaaggattattataattctatagcaaaaaataatatattggacatattatattatttattattaaccAATTGTgttaattttcttttaatatttaccataacatatttatatatgaacaagatatattatatttatatgtattcaAAACATGTGcatttaaaagaaatgaaaaaggaaaagaaaagaaatgtTGATTTTAATCATATTGTAcgtattatatataacaagAATGTATTTTCTTCAAATGCCTATACCTTAAATATTAGTAAgaataaaaacatatatttaaaaaaaaatatatttaaacaaATATTTGTTCAGAATAAAAAGtctaatataaataaaaataatgagaAATATGTAGAGAATGATGTGTCATCAGACACTCTACAAATGGAACCAGatgaattaaaatataatttttctcCAAGTAAATATGACGAAATAaaggataaaaaaaatattctcacaatatataaaagtgCTAAAACGCATATTAAAAGTTTTATGTCAAAACATATGATACTTAACAACTTCTTGGAGAAGTTTCTTAACCTTTTCAactataaaaatttaaatttaacCAAG aTCGTTATTGCCATTTTTGCTTATTTTGCAATCATATTGTTTCCTATAAAATTTCATCATTTGGTTATTTTAAAGTTGCTACATTGGTATTACAAG GGATACTTGAGGAGatattacaaaaatgttattttatatagCATTTTGgagaatataaaaaatattaaaaagaatttaaaaTTGTATAAGCCTATATGCTCTttaaat GAGGATGAATATTATGCTTTAATTgaagaaattaataaaacCTGTAACCAATGTTTAAATTTATCTCAATTTAAA gATATAAATGATGAGTATGATTTAGCTAATgttataatgaaaaatttgAAAGAATTTTcggaaataaaaaaaattataaggCACGAATGGTACTACAATCTCTTAAACAATTCTCCGCatgataatacaaatattataagtCAACGAAATAATATTACCATATATTAA